GGCGTAGCACCAGCATCAGCATGATGACTCCGCGCAGTCCCGGCAGGGTGATGTGCCAGGTGCGCCGCCACCGGCCCGCGCCGTCGGCGGCGGCCGCCTCGTAGAGTTCCGTGTTGATCGCGGACAGCGCGGCGAGGAAGACGATGATCCCCCAGCCGGCTTCCTTCCACACCGCCTGGGAGGTGACGAGGAGGGCGAAGGTGTCGGGGTCGGTCATGATGTTCCAGGCGCCGATGTCGTGCGAGCGCAGGAATTGGTTGAGCACCCCTGCGCCGCCCAGCATCTGCTGGAAGATCGTGATGGCCAGGACCCACGAGAAGAAGTGCGGCAAGTAGACGACGGACTGGATGACGTTGCGGATCCGCTCGCTGATCACCGTGTTGAGGAGCAGCGCCAGCGCGATGGGGACCGGGAAGAAGAGGATCAGCTGGACGAAGCTGAGATAGAGGGTGTTCTGCAACGACCCCCAGAACTGCGCGTCCTGGAACAGCTGTTGGAACTGGCCGAGCCCGGCCCACTCGCTGTTCCAGATCCCCGTCAGCGGGTCGTAGTACTGGAACGCGGTGACGAGCCCGACCAGCGGTGCATAGTTGAAGACCAGGAGCAGCACGACCGCGGGCACCGTCATGATCAGCAGTGTCCGGTCCCGGCGCAGCCTCATCCGCCAGGTGAGCCGCTTCGGCTGCGCCGCGCGAGCCGGCGGCGAGTGCGGTGCCTGAGGTCGTGCGGAGTGCGGTGCGTCGGTCGTGGTCACTGGCCGGTCCCGTACTTCTCCAGGACGTTCTCGGTCATCCATTGCGTGAGCCGGTCCCCGCCGCCGGCCTTCCAGCCGGCGATCGCGTCCTGAACGTCCTTGACCTTCTTCTTGCCGTGGTAGCAGTCCTTGACGACGTCCTGGACGGACTGCGCGGCAGCGGCCGTGGTCATCGCCTGCGGCATGCTGATGTTCATGTTCCAGAACACCGGCTTGTACAGGCGCTTGACGTTGGTGGCCTGCCAGGCGGCGTAGTCCTTGGTGACGAGATCGGCGCCCTGGTTGCTGATCACGGCGGCGGGTGACGCGAGCCCGGAGTACCCGGCGGACTGGACGTACTTCCTGCCGGCGGTGGTGGCCGTCGGCACACCCTTCTCCATCGTGTAGTGGACGTCCTCGACGCCGTAGTTGACCATCGTGTACTCGCGGGAACCGTACGGCGCCGCGAGGTAGTCGGCGACGGCGAGGAGCTCCTTGATCTGCTCGGGCTTCAGCCTGGCGTTGAGGTAGCTGAGCATGGTGGTCGTGGCGCCCATGAAGGTGCGCGGGGCGCTCTTGCCGTCGGCGGCGAAGATGTCGAACGCGCCGCGCCGGTAGTTCTTGTCGGCTGCTGTGCCGGACTGGTGGTCGGCCAGGTTCCAGGCGCCGGTGCCGGCTCCCGCGATGAGTACCTTGCCGGAGTAGAAGCGAGTGGTGCCGTTGGCGTTGTTGCCCGCGAGCGCGTCGGGGTGCACATGGCCGGACTGGGCGAGCCTGTGGTGCCAGTCGAGGGCCTCCAGGTACTGGGGGAGCTCGAAGGTGTAACGGAGCTTGCCGTCCTCGATCGCCCACTCCTTGGGCAGGCCCCAGAGAGGGTAGAGGTAGGTCCACACGTCGTCGAAGGCCCACACCCCGCGCTTGGCGTCGGTCAGTTCCTTGCCGAGGGTCATCAGGTCGTCGACGGACTTGATCTGGTCGGGCGTGATGCCCCTCGGCTCCAGGATGTCGCGCCGGTAGAACGTGGTGCCGGGGACGACGAACCTGCTGGAGAAGCAGGGGATGCCGTACAGCCTGTCGCCCCACGCCCCGGCCTGCCACGCACCGGTCGGCAGAGCGGCGAGGTTCGGATACTTCTTGATCTTGTCGCCCGACAGGTAGGGGGTCAGGTCGGCGAGCTGGGTCCCGGCCAGTCTGCCCACGTTGATGTTGTTGTTCCACCAGGCGGGCAGCTGGATCCAGTCGGGCAGGCGCTCGGCCGCCGTCATCGTCGGCACGATAGTGGGGTAGTTGTTGCCGTCGGCCGGCTTCATGGTGAGCTTGATGCCGAGGGCCTTGTCCATGGCCTGGTAGAACGAGTTGCCCTGCGATGGCACCGTGCCCCACATCGGGGTGACGGCGGTGTAGCTGCCGCCCCTGCCCGGTACGCCCTCGACGGTGGCGACGTGCTCGGACGGGTAGCGCAGGAAGCCCGGGTCCGTCACCGCGCCGTCGCTGCCGGAGACAGGTGCGATGTCCGGCTTGACGGGGTTGCGCGGGACGTGTGCGGGCAGGGCCGCCTTCAGGCCCGACTTGGTGTTGGCGCCGGTGCGCTGCTTGCCCCCGCCTCCGCAGGCGGACAACAGCGGTGCTGCCATGGCGACTCCCGCGACGGACGCGGCCGTGCCGACGAACTTCCTGCGGCTCAAGTCTTGACTCATGGGGCTGGCCCTCTCGCCTTCGGATCGCGCTCGGAGGGCACTCCGGGCGTCGAAGCGCTTTACTTGAGGAGGGAAGGTAGTGATGTGTTTCTTTCGAAACAAGGGGTTGAACTCAAAGAAACTTTCTTTCCCTTGAGGTGTTGACGCTCTGTTGCGGGCGATGGGAGTGTCGACGCGCATCGCCAAGCACCGTCTCTACTTGGCCCATTGAGGAACCTGCCCCGAGGGTCCGCTCTCCTGCCCGACGTCGACCGGCTGCCGTTCGGCGATTTCGCAATCTCGCGCTCGCGCTATCGAAGCGCATCGACGACCTGCTGACGACTTCGGCATCTCTTTCGTCAAGGAACTGCCCCTGCGCTGCTTGGCAGGCGAAGACAGACACCGGGGCAGCGCGCTCGCCTGCGCTACGACACCCGACGATGTGCTCAACGAACTCTTGTCGGCTGCATACAGCGGTGGAGTGAACGGCCGGGGACAGGGCGGGGCGTACGCGCGGCTGTACGCCTGGGACAGTCTGTACGCGCTTATGGGTCTGCCCGCCGACGTACCCTTCCTGGAAGCGGTGTGGCCGCAGATTACCGGTGGCTGCGGTTCATGGCGTTCACGGACAAGGACACCCCGACCGCCAGCTGCAGCGACTACACCCACAGCCCGTTCGGGGAACAGGGGGTGCCTTGCCGGGCGTCGTTCCTGCTCTGCACGGCCTGCCCGAACGCCGTGATCACCCCGCGTCACCTGCCGCGGCTGGCCCATCTGCTGCACGTGCTCAAGGAGCTGCGGGCCGTGCTTTCGCCGGAGGTGTGCGACCAGGACTGGCGCGAGCCCTTCGCGCGGCTGCGGGACCTGCGCAAGGGCCCCGACTTCACCGACACGGAATGGAACGACGCCCTGGAGAAGGCAAGTACCCACGAACGAAGGGTCATTGACCAGCTGCTGAAGAAGGGATTTGACGCATGACCCTGGCCTTGAACCCCCGCTTCGCGACCCCGGCGACCGACGCCTTCGTGTTCGATCCCGACCGGGCCGTCGAGGGCCGCCGCGACTTCGTGCCCCGCTACGGCGACGACGGCTGGTCGTTGCTGGCGCTGACCCAGAACCCCTCGCAGACAGACGACGTCATCCGCTGGCGATGGTTCCCCGAGGTCTTCAGGGAGCCGTTCCGCCACGCATCTTGGACGTTGATCAACTACCCGCTGCCCGACAGGGACGTTGCCCTGCGCGGCGCGGCCATGCGCTCCAAGCTCAGCGTCGGCCGAATCACGAGGACG
This is a stretch of genomic DNA from Streptomyces hawaiiensis. It encodes these proteins:
- a CDS encoding ABC transporter permease, whose translation is MDDRERPGEVRDRPVTTTDAPHSARPQAPHSPPARAAQPKRLTWRMRLRRDRTLLIMTVPAVVLLLVFNYAPLVGLVTAFQYYDPLTGIWNSEWAGLGQFQQLFQDAQFWGSLQNTLYLSFVQLILFFPVPIALALLLNTVISERIRNVIQSVVYLPHFFSWVLAITIFQQMLGGAGVLNQFLRSHDIGAWNIMTDPDTFALLVTSQAVWKEAGWGIIVFLAALSAINTELYEAAAADGAGRWRRTWHITLPGLRGVIMLMLVLRLGNALTVGFEQFLIQRDAVGHETADVLDTFSFYYGIATGNYGYGAAAGLFKSVISLLLIWGANRLAHAFGEDGLYRK
- a CDS encoding ABC transporter substrate-binding protein; protein product: MSQDLSRRKFVGTAASVAGVAMAAPLLSACGGGGKQRTGANTKSGLKAALPAHVPRNPVKPDIAPVSGSDGAVTDPGFLRYPSEHVATVEGVPGRGGSYTAVTPMWGTVPSQGNSFYQAMDKALGIKLTMKPADGNNYPTIVPTMTAAERLPDWIQLPAWWNNNINVGRLAGTQLADLTPYLSGDKIKKYPNLAALPTGAWQAGAWGDRLYGIPCFSSRFVVPGTTFYRRDILEPRGITPDQIKSVDDLMTLGKELTDAKRGVWAFDDVWTYLYPLWGLPKEWAIEDGKLRYTFELPQYLEALDWHHRLAQSGHVHPDALAGNNANGTTRFYSGKVLIAGAGTGAWNLADHQSGTAADKNYRRGAFDIFAADGKSAPRTFMGATTTMLSYLNARLKPEQIKELLAVADYLAAPYGSREYTMVNYGVEDVHYTMEKGVPTATTAGRKYVQSAGYSGLASPAAVISNQGADLVTKDYAAWQATNVKRLYKPVFWNMNISMPQAMTTAAAAQSVQDVVKDCYHGKKKVKDVQDAIAGWKAGGGDRLTQWMTENVLEKYGTGQ